The Desulfovibrio sp. JC010 sequence GTGATCGCTGTGAAAAGGAGCTTCACCCATTTCCGCAGCAATGGAAGCAGGCATGGGCCGAACCGGATCAAATATAGATCCGGGCAGCAGGCCCGCACCACCGGCAACCATAAGCACAACCATGGTTTCACCGATGGAACGCGCCATACCGAGAATAACCCCGGTGGAAATACCGGACAGGGAAGCGGGTACGATAACCTTGTAAATTGACTGCCAGTGGGTGGCACCCAGAGCAAGGGAAGCTTCCTTGAGTTCCGGCGGAACGGAGTAAAGCGCGTCTTCGGAAATACTGGTGATGGTCGGAACAGCCATGAAAGCGAGCATTACCGAGGCGTTGAAAAGGTTCAGGCCGACCGCGATATCAAAAGTGTCCTGCAGGAAAGGAGCAACAACAACCATACCGAAAAAACCGATAACAACGGATGGCAGGGCAGCCAGCATCTCAACTGCGGGCTTGACTATATTACGAATCCTGAGCGGCGCGATTTCAGCAAGATAAATTGCGGTCATCACGCCAAGCGGAATTGCGA is a genomic window containing:
- the pstC gene encoding phosphate ABC transporter permease subunit PstC gives rise to the protein MIHSIFLITAFTSILVLFLIMLFLFVEGLPIFKHVSVGDFIFGHEWYPTDEEPAFGIWPLIVGSGAVTALSSLIAIPLGVMTAIYLAEIAPLRIRNIVKPAVEMLAALPSVVIGFFGMVVVAPFLQDTFDIAVGLNLFNASVMLAFMAVPTITSISEDALYSVPPELKEASLALGATHWQSIYKVIVPASLSGISTGVILGMARSIGETMVVLMVAGGAGLLPGSIFDPVRPMPASIAAEMGEAPFHSDHYYALFAIGMVLFLFTMAFNLIADYVAHKYKQVGSATL